One window of the Bos indicus x Bos taurus breed Angus x Brahman F1 hybrid chromosome 8, Bos_hybrid_MaternalHap_v2.0, whole genome shotgun sequence genome contains the following:
- the C8H8orf58 gene encoding uncharacterized protein C8orf58 homolog isoform X2 — protein sequence MLGRRRVFAVEPLGGQDGAGEDLAHGCVVPGVNSTYRQIPDVAPVCSSDSWKRQDQLRGPQGQVPLLKLGSQDSGVEMAVGDSSLATSPSFSQDSLNFEPLESAESLALGALEPPAHLSRLLASCKLEQVLKRSHQLSVPPTSLSQHCHSPKLSPKCEMPHSEARGPEATEAESDLEDGLEQAEVVEDLEPEACSGLPGQGLRYLEHLCAVLEQVANLQQLCLQLQTQRGPADPEEEEETTLAPSPLPSYAPGSEVRGPWEWLSQTEETGAKTASPPKVGAPSASPPRLSEALMEPAHTSSSQEHKVTCPDYGDNYLWELGPGYVVRRDLG from the exons ATGCTGGGCCGGCGGCGCGTCTTCGCCGTGGAGCCGCTGGGCGGCCAGG ATGGGGCTGGCGAGGACCTGGCACATGGTTGTGTAGTGCCTGGAGTCAACAGCACCTACAGGCAGATCCCAGATGTGGCTCCAGTTTGCTCATCAGACTCCTGGAAGAGGCAAGACCAGCTGAGAGGTCCCCAGGGGCAGGTGCCGCTTCTCAAACTGGGCTCCCAGGACTCAGGAGTGGAGATGGCGGTTGGGGACAGCTCCCTGGCCACCTCCCCCAGCTTTTCTCAAGACTCTCTGAACTTTGAGCCCCTGGAGAGCGCTGAGTCCCTAGCCCTTGGTGCCCTGGAGCCTCCTGCCCACCTAAGCCGGCTTCTAGCCAGCTGTAAGCTGGAGCAGGTGCTGAAGCGCTCCCACCAGCTCTCAGTTCCCCCTACCAGCTTGTCACAACACTGCCACTCCCCAAAGTTGTCGCCTAAGTGTGAAATGCCCCATTCTGAAGCAAGGGGACCAGAGGCCACTGAGGCAGAGAGTGATTTGGAGGATGGCCTGGAACAAGCAGAGGTG GTGGAGGACTTGGAGCCTGAAGCCTGCTCCGGCCTTCCGGGGCAGGGTCTTCGCTATCTGGAACACCTGTGCGCGGTGCTGGAGCAGGTGGCAAATCTACAGCAGCTCTGTCTGCAGCTGCAGACTCAGAGGGGCCCTGCG GAtcctgaagaggaggaggagacaaccCTGGCGCCTTCACCTCTGCCTTCTTATGCCCCAGGCAGTGAGGTGCGCGGACCGTGGGAATGGCTCAGCcagacagaggagacag GAGCAAAAACAGCTTCACCCCCAAAGGTAGGGGCGCCCAGTGCCAGCCCTCCCAGGCTGTCAGAGGCCCTGATGGAGCCAGCTCACACCTCATCCTCCCAGGAACACAAG GTGACTTGTCCTGATTATGGTGACAACTATCTGTGGGAGCTTGGTCCGGGGTATGTTGTGAGGAGGGACCTTGGGTGA
- the C8H8orf58 gene encoding uncharacterized protein C8orf58 homolog isoform X1, producing MLGRRRVFAVEPLGGQDGAGEDLAHGCVVPGVNSTYRQIPDVAPVCSSDSWKRQDQLRGPQGQVPLLKLGSQDSGVEMAVGDSSLATSPSFSQDSLNFEPLESAESLALGALEPPAHLSRLLASCKLEQVLKRSHQLSVPPTSLSQHCHSPKLSPKCEMPHSEARGPEATEAESDLEDGLEQAEVVEDLEPEACSGLPGQGLRYLEHLCAVLEQVANLQQLCLQLQTQRGPADPEEEEETTLAPSPLPSYAPGSEVRGPWEWLSQTEETGAKTASPPKVGAPSASPPRLSEALMEPAHTSSSQEHKGDCSHWNKVKVLLNRIRWGSPRPAELATSADGPVTHRIASRDLPEKPLGHPLQKTFMPSLVVKKKQDKNLSVH from the exons ATGCTGGGCCGGCGGCGCGTCTTCGCCGTGGAGCCGCTGGGCGGCCAGG ATGGGGCTGGCGAGGACCTGGCACATGGTTGTGTAGTGCCTGGAGTCAACAGCACCTACAGGCAGATCCCAGATGTGGCTCCAGTTTGCTCATCAGACTCCTGGAAGAGGCAAGACCAGCTGAGAGGTCCCCAGGGGCAGGTGCCGCTTCTCAAACTGGGCTCCCAGGACTCAGGAGTGGAGATGGCGGTTGGGGACAGCTCCCTGGCCACCTCCCCCAGCTTTTCTCAAGACTCTCTGAACTTTGAGCCCCTGGAGAGCGCTGAGTCCCTAGCCCTTGGTGCCCTGGAGCCTCCTGCCCACCTAAGCCGGCTTCTAGCCAGCTGTAAGCTGGAGCAGGTGCTGAAGCGCTCCCACCAGCTCTCAGTTCCCCCTACCAGCTTGTCACAACACTGCCACTCCCCAAAGTTGTCGCCTAAGTGTGAAATGCCCCATTCTGAAGCAAGGGGACCAGAGGCCACTGAGGCAGAGAGTGATTTGGAGGATGGCCTGGAACAAGCAGAGGTG GTGGAGGACTTGGAGCCTGAAGCCTGCTCCGGCCTTCCGGGGCAGGGTCTTCGCTATCTGGAACACCTGTGCGCGGTGCTGGAGCAGGTGGCAAATCTACAGCAGCTCTGTCTGCAGCTGCAGACTCAGAGGGGCCCTGCG GAtcctgaagaggaggaggagacaaccCTGGCGCCTTCACCTCTGCCTTCTTATGCCCCAGGCAGTGAGGTGCGCGGACCGTGGGAATGGCTCAGCcagacagaggagacag GAGCAAAAACAGCTTCACCCCCAAAGGTAGGGGCGCCCAGTGCCAGCCCTCCCAGGCTGTCAGAGGCCCTGATGGAGCCAGCTCACACCTCATCCTCCCAGGAACACAAG GGGGATTGCTCCCACTGGAACAAAGTCAAAGTCCTGCTCAACCGGATCAGGTGGGGCAGCCCTCGACCTGCTGAACTTGCCACCTCTGCCGATGGTCCTGTGACACACAG GATTGCATCAAGGGACCTCCCTGAAAAGCCTCTGGGCCATCCCCTCCAGAAGACCTTTATGCCATCATTAGTGGTTAagaagaaacaagacaaaaacctCTCTGTACACTGA